A portion of the Saccharomyces paradoxus chromosome XV, complete sequence genome contains these proteins:
- the ATP19 gene encoding F1F0 ATP synthase subunit k (similar to YOL077W) has translation MGAAYHFMGKAIPPHQLAIGTLGLLGLLVVPNPFKSAKPKTVDIKTDNKDEERFIENYLKKHSEKQDA, from the coding sequence ATGGGTGCTGCTTATCATTTCATGGGGAAAGCTATCCCTCCACATCAACTAGCTATTGGGACATTAGGACTGCTAGGTCTATTGGTTGTCCCAAATCCTTTTAAAAGTGCAAAGCCAAAAACTGTCGATATCAAAACTGACAacaaagatgaagaaaggTTCATTGAAAACTACTTAAAGAAACACTCGGAAAAGCAAGATGCATAA
- the MDM20 gene encoding Mdm20p (Non-catalytic subunit of the NatB N-terminal acetyltransferase~similar to YOL076W): MSEKIQEEILGLISKSNFKQCYARLGQLQKQFPNALYFKVLETYVKFKQSPGKFDYDKLLDEPYGLKGTKITGDTRTLEFLHNFFVELGKYDEALHVYERGNFKFPGYELSYHWFMRALKDSNYNQMSKASLQLAKYSDGGNLPKRAYYFWNAISILAVTRFQKSTLSEPKKVVLSKLARQSLLDLKPFQNVQEIIVYCLVLDELFPQSREISEEIVAITFVNFDTSVNLYLKNFILKHAKLLDSPQKLFEVCSKLIEKGLDDYELIINLIDAAQRLSKPQEEVQNWIDKNLGDSRNTRLARLQLDIVYTDSVSESSLSYYLSKYHNKPCCSIDLNHYTGHINIDMLKNVMAKYDPEDKDLIHHCNILELRLIESDSINNYNKFKGTLEKKSVTDYSSCSTFLLEMIKDKCKETNPELKDILLCITILENYQAQDPHNFDTMCWLIVLYMYLGLVPDAHFYFLNLKIKNVQTDSMDYMIFTRFSTLFPNKQSDFYSKTFQEHNNLYDISLANLPSYIQVAFERSSYSKILGMFEMRDKLMKSYTRWIKTLENLQFSRLCNDKRGNLLQKLHEDWRSLEMTQNISFSDNRDFSILDKDFAQLLNRGKILEYANLNEESILLALIRELIIEALPSGEKTAQISALLEKLPSNNLQELLNNNLTEVESTSFLIFFGIYENDGKELYDLISKLMEIPIDAKQNWKISHTYLTKMATLKTLDGLKRVKDREIQKLIKNSLKELRGCCDDIFKEYSNALVQAYEELQKGEYSKLLKELDFKAENVKNIKNALLSIQKNIRNL; this comes from the coding sequence ATGTCCGAGAAGATACAGGAGGAGATTTTAGGGCTAATAAGCAAGTCCAATTTCAAACAGTGCTATGCAAGACTGGGACAATTGCAAAAGCAATTTCCCAACGCGTTGTACTTTAAGGTTCTGGAAACTTATGTTAAGTTTAAGCAGTCACCTGGCAAATTTGATTACGATAAGCTGCTAGATGAGCCGTACGGGCTCAAGGGAACAAAGATTACGGGTGACACGCGTACCTTGGAGTTTTTGCACAACTTCTTTGTAGAGCTGGGGAAGTACGACGAAGCATTGCACGTGTATGAAAGGGggaatttcaaattccCCGGTTACGAATTGTCGTACCATTGGTTTATGAGGGCGTTGAAAGACTCGAATTATAACCAAATGAGCAAAGCATCCCTACAGTTGGCTAAGTACAGTGACGGTGGGAACCTGCCTAAAAGAGcgtattatttttggaatgCAATCTCAATTTTGGCCGTAACAAGGTTCCAGAAAAGCACTCTTTCAGAGCCTAAGAAAGTCGTGCTCTCCAAGCTGGCACGCCAATCTTTGTTAGACTTGAAGCCCTTCCAAAATGTTCAAGAGATCATCGTTTATTGTTTGGTATTGGATGAACTGTTTCCTCAATCCAGAGAAATCTCGGAAGAGATTGTTGCGATAACCTTTGTCAATTTCGATACTTCAGTAAACTtgtatttgaaaaactttatcTTGAAGCACGCCAAGTTATTAGATTCTCCacaaaaactttttgaagtttGTTCAAAACTTATCGAAAAGGGCCTTGATGATTATGAATTGATCATAAACTTGATTGACGCTGCCCAGAGACTTTCCAAACCTCAAGAAGAAGTACAAAACTGgattgataaaaatttggGCGACTCAAGAAATACTCGATTGGCGCGCTTGCAGCTCGATATAGTGTACACGGATTCTGTTTCTGAATCATCTTTGTCGTACTATTTATCAAAGTACCATAACAAACCTTGCTGTTCAATCGATTTGAATCATTACACCGGCCACATAAACATAGATATGCTTAAAAACGTTATGGCGAAGTACGATCCAGAGGATAAAGATTTGATTCATCATTGTAATATTCTGGAATTAAGACTTATTGAAAGCGACTCAATTAATAACTATAATAAGTTTAAGGgaactttggaaaaaaaatcggtAACTGATTATTCCTCCTGTTCTACATTCTTATTAGAAATGATCAAGGATAAATGTAAGGAAACAAATCCCGAATTGAAGGATATACTTTTGTGTATAACAATATTGGAAAATTACCAAGCCCAGGATCCTCATAACTTCGACACTATGTGCTGGCTGATTGTCTTATACATGTATTTGGGTTTGGTCCCCGATGCtcatttctattttttgaacCTAAAGATCAAAAATGTTCAAACGGATTCTATGGATTACATGATATTCACAAGGTTTTCTACATTATTTCCGAATAAACAGAGCGATTTTTATTCCAAGACTTTCCAAGAACATAATAATTTATACGATATATCCCTGGCTAATTTACCAAGTTATATTCAGGTAGCATTCGAAAGAAGTTCATATAGCAAAATATTAGGCATGTTCGAGATGAGGGATAAACTAATGAAATCTTATACAAGATGGATCAAAACTTTAGAAAACTTACAGTTCTCACGTTTATGCAACGACAAACGCGGCAATCTATTACAAAAATTACACGAAGATTGGAGATCATTAGAAATGACACAAAACATATCCTTTTCCGACAACAGAGATTTTTCCATACTAGATAAAGATTTTGCTCAACTTCTCAATCGCGGTAAAATTCTGGAATATGCTAATTTGAATGAAGAATCGATTTTGCTAGCTTTGATAAGAGAACTCATTATTGAAGCTTTGCCAAGCGGTGAGAAAACGGCGCAAATAAGTGCGCTTTTAGAAAAACTTCCATCAAATAACCTCCAAGAACTGttgaataataatttgACTGAAGTTGAGTCAACGTcatttctaatttttttcggAATTTACGAAAATGACGGTAAAGAGCTATATGATTTAATTTCTAAGTTGATGGAAATCCCAATAGACGCAAAACAAAACTGGAAGATATCCCATACTTACCTTACTAAAATGGCAACTTTAAAAACACTAGACGGTTTAAAGAGAGTCAAAGATAgggaaattcaaaaactgaTCAAAAACTCCCTCAAGGAGTTGAGGGGTTGTTGCGATGATATATTTAAAGAGTATTCTAATGCTTTAGTTCAAGCATATGAAGAATTACAAAAAGGTGAATATAGTAAATTGTTAAAAGAACTTGATTTTAAGGCTGAAAATGTCAAGAACATTAAAAATGCATTACTAAGCATCCAAAAGAATATAAGAAATTTATGA
- the AVO1 gene encoding Avo1p (Component of a membrane-bound complex containing the Tor2p kinase~similar to YOL078W): protein MDTVTVLNELRAQFLRVCPEKDQMKRIIKPYIPVDGLSTEQCLDSSIRELYTNSDGVSFLPELESPPVSKDFMENYASLGKMRIMRENEGQKGKTNQNLIRAEKAEKDEEETRKQQDKSAKNTLIVEENGTLRYNPLNSSASNSLLNGDDHSSEKHRRPSSKEDSYLNSSMEMQKKSSKRSSLPFVRIFKSRRDHSNNSGNKNVTNTTNTRSKSSSLHPSAARHSKKGSKFDMNFDFDENLEEEDDDDDDDEEGDDIHSQFFQLDDGFDAKSSGASSIHKGANGLSNNKNNTYTNNRNSTSILDDRESSNGNIGSASRIKPHFPTSQKGKIFLTENKNDGQRSDSLNVNKGINGDGSSTSGNGSIGRDGMTETESNNISDMESYINEKDLDDLNFDTVTSNINKTVSDLGGHESTNNGTADTNIGSKGSHSNSDQLSAQNHERITPGSSYGKSLLGSEYSEERYLNNESSTMESGEMSLDSDMQTNTIPSHSIPMSMQKYGIYHGDDDSTLNNVFDKAVLTMNSSRHPKERRDTVISGKEPTSFTSSNKKFSVSSNLTSTRSPLLRGHGRTSSAASSEHMKAPKFSDNVSHRARKSTLTLKQDHTQPNVSSNSHKSSKEGNILIEKTTDYLESKPKASQLSNMFNKKKKRTNTNSVDVLEYFSFVCGDKVPNYESMGLEIYIQASKKYKRHSFTTKVRKSSTIFEVIGFALFLYSTEKKPDNFEEDGLSVEDISNPNNFSLKIVDEDGEPFEDNFGKLDRKSTIQSISDSEVVLCRVDDAEKSQNEIETPLPFDIGGGLMDASTLDANSSHDTTDGTINQLSFYKPIIGNEDDIDKANGSKIIDVTVYLYPNVNPKFNYTTISVLVTSHINDILVKYCKMKNMDPNEYALKVLGKNYILDLNDTVLRLDGINKVELISKKDARELHLEKMKPDLKKPVLPTIQSNDLTPLTLEPLNSYLKADAGGAVAAIPENAKVTSKAKKISAKYKLGLAKQHSSSSVASGSGSTAGGLANGNGFFKNKNSSKSSLHGTLQFHNLNRSQSTMEHTPDTPNGVGDNFQDLFTGAYHKYKVWRRQQMSFINKHERTLAIDGDYIYIVPPEGRIHWHDNVKTKSLHISQVVLVKKSKRVPEHFKIFVRREGQDDIKRYYFEAVSGQECTEIVTRLQNLLSAYRMNHK from the coding sequence ATGGATACGGTGACGGTATTGAATGAACTGCGGGCTCAGTTTCTGCGGGTGTGTCCGGAGAAAGaccaaatgaaaagaataataaaacCGTACATACCTGTAGACGGACTCAGTACGGAGCAATGCTTAGATTCTTCTATCCGTGAGTTATACACGAACTCAGATGGCGTAAGCTTCTTACCTGAACTAGAATCTCCACCGGTATCGAAGGATTTTATGGAAAACTACGCTTCACTAGGGAAAATGAGGATAATGAGGGAGAATGAAGGCCAAAAAGGGAAGACTAACCAGAATTTAATACGAGCAGAGAAGGCAGAAAAGGACGAGGAAGAAACACGAAAACAGCAAGATAAAAGTGCAAAAAATACTCTCATAGTCGAAGAGAATGGAACACTTCGATATAATCCACTGAATTCATCTGCCTCAAACTCTCTTTTAAATGGCGACGACCATTCCAGTGAAAAACATCGCAGGCCCTCCTCCAAGGAAGATTCATATTTGAATAGTTCGATGGAAATGCAGAAAAAATCCAGCAAGAGATCATCGCTTCCTTTTGTGAGAATATTTAAAAGTCGAAGAGACCACTCAAATAATTCCGGAAATAAGAATGTTACTAACACAACTAACACAAGATCAAAGTCATCTAGTTTACATCCATCTGCTGCGCGCCATAGTAAGAAAGGCAGTAAATTCGATAtgaattttgattttgatgaaaacttagaagaagaagatgacgacgatgacgaCGACGAAGAAGGTGATGATATACACtcacaattttttcaattagATGATGGTTTTGATGCTAAAAGTTCCGGAGCCAGTTCAATCCATAAAGGCGCCAATGGCTTGTCcaataataaaaacaaCACTTATACAAATAACAGAAATAGCACCAGCATTCTTGATGACCGAGAGAGTTCAAATGGCAATATAGGAAGTGCTTCAAGAATAAAACCTCATTTTCCTACAAGCCAAAAAgggaaaatttttctaacTGAGAACAAGAATGATGGACAAAGATCTGATTCTCTGAATGTCAATAAGGGTATAAATGGAGACGGAAGCAGCACTAGCGGTAATGGATCTATAGGTAGGGACGGTATGACGGAAACGGAAAGCAACAATATTTCCGATATGGAATCTTATATCAACGAAAAAGATTTAGAtgatttgaattttgataCTGTGACCtcaaatataaacaaaacagTATCAGATTTGGGAGGACACGAATCTACAAATAATGGAACAGCGGATACGAACATAGGTTCAAAGGGCAGCCACAGTAATAGCGATCAATTGAGTGCTCAAAATCATGAACGAATTACCCCTGGCTCATCATATGGGAAGTCTCTTTTAGGGTCTGAATATTCTGAAGAGCGCTATTTGAATAACGAGTCATCAACCATGGAGAGCGGTGAAATGTCTCTTGATTCAGACATGCAAACTAATACTATACCTTCTCATTCCATACCAATGTCCATGCAAAAATATGGTATTTATcatggtgatgatgactCTACCTTGAACAATGTCTTTGATAAAGCTGTGCTGACTATGAATTCGTCCCGACATCCTAAAGAAAGGCGCGATACTGTTATATCGGGAAAAGAGCCAACATCCTTCACCAGTTctaataagaaattttctGTTAGCTCGAATTTAACATCAACAAGGTCTCCCCTTTTACGAGGACATGGAAGAACCTCATCAGCGGCCAGTAGTGAACACATGAAAGCCCCAAAGTTTTCTGATAATGTATCGCATAGGGCAAGAAAGAGTACGTTGACCTTAAAGCAAGATCATACTCAACCTAATGTCTCATCAAATTCTCATAAGAGTTCGAAGGAGGGGAACATCCTTATTGAGAAAACCACTGATTATTTAGAGTCGAAACCCAAAGCGTCGCAGTTGTCGAACATGtttaacaaaaagaaaaaaaggacCAATACCAATTCTGTAGATGTGTTAGagtatttttcatttgtctGCGGAGATAAAGTACCGAATTATGAATCAATGGGTCTCGAAATATACATTCAGGCttccaaaaaatacaaaagacATTCCTTCACCACAAAGGTCCGAAAGTCGTCCACCATCTTCGAAGTGATTGGatttgctttatttttgtacTCCACTGAGAAAAAACCagataattttgaagaagatggaTTATCAGTTGAAGACATTTCTAATCctaataatttttctttgaagattgTTGATGAAGACGGTGAGCCGTTTGAGGATAACTTTGGTAAACTGGACAGAAAAAGCACTATTCAATCAATTTCGGACAGTGAAGTTGTGTTATGTAGGGTCGATGATGCCGAGAAGtctcaaaatgaaattgaaacaCCTTTACCATTTGATATTGGTGGGGGCCTAATGGATGCTTCTACTTTGGATGCCAACAGCAGTCATGATACAACTGATGGCACCATTAACCAACTGAGCTTCTACAAACCTATAATAGGtaatgaagatgacatcGATAAGGCAAATGGTTCGAAAATTATTGATGTAACAGTATATCTGTATCCTAACGTGAATCCGAAATTTAACTACACCACCATTAGTGTTCTAGTGACGTCACATATCAATGATATTTTGGTGAAATACTgcaaaatgaagaatatggATCCTAACGAATATGCATTAAAAGTACTAGGTAAGAACTATATACTGGATTTGAATGATACGGTATTAAGGCTCGATGGTATTAATAAGGTGGAACTTATTTCTAAAAAAGATGCAAGAGAGTTgcatttggaaaaaatgaaaccgGATCTAAAGAAGCCCGTTTTGCCAACCATCCAAAGTAATGATTTAACTCCATTAACATTGGAACCTCTGAACTCTTATCTCAAAGCAGATGCTGGAGGAGCTGTGGCTGCCATTCCTGAAAACGCGAAAGTGACATCCAAAGCTAAAAAGATTTCCGCGAAGTATAAGTTGGGTTTGGCAAAGCAGCATTCATCATCGAGTGTCGCTAGTGGAAGCGGTTCGACGGCTGGCGGTCTCGCCAATGGAAATGGGTTtttcaagaacaagaattcATCGAAATCTTCATTGCATGGGACACTACAGTTTCATAATCTAAATCGTTCACAAAGTACGATGGAGCATACTCCTGACACTCCAAATGGAGTTGGAGATAACTTCCAAGATCTCTTTACTGGAGCATATCATAAATATAAGGTATGGAGAAGGCAACAAATGTCATTTATAAATAAGCATGAAAGAACGCTAGCCATTGACGGCGATTACATATACATTGTACCCCCGGAGGGACGTATACATTGGCACGATAATGTGAAGACTAAATCACTACATATTAGTCAAGTGGTTCTTGTTAAAAAGTCCAAAAGAGTCCCTGAgcatttcaaaattttcgtAAGAAGAGAGGGACAAGACGATATCAAGAGGTACTACTTTGAAGCGGTTTCGGGTCAAGAGTGTACTGAGATTGTGACTCGATTACAAAACTTATTAAGTGCTTATAGAATGAATCATAAATAA
- the REX4 gene encoding putative 3'-5' exonuclease (RNA exonuclease~similar to YOL080C), whose translation MALSSNWQALLASESSPTSIRKTKQSSRKIKNDKKVSKTKASSATQYSSRKRKNGSKIMDMVYNMNKEISKHEKDKLEGKLFEFNPTKGNVVTTIKEPVQVGVSDDTRAGNNKSKEIGKYIAMDCEFVGVGPEGEESALARISIVNYFGHVILDEFVKPREKVVEWRTWVSGIKPEHMKNAITFKDAQKRTADILESRILVGHALKHDLEALMLSHPKSMLRDTSRHLPFRQAYAKGKTPSLKKLTREVLKISIQEGEHSSVEDARATMLLYKKEKAEFEKIHRNTFN comes from the coding sequence ATGGCCCTCTCATCAAACTGGCAGGCACTATTAGCCTCTGAAAGCAGCCCTACTTCCATCAGAAAGACCAAGCAATCAAGTAGGAAGATCAAAAATGATAAGAAAGTTAGCAAAACAAAAGCCAGTAGTGCCACTCAATATTCTTCCCGGAAACGCAAGAACGGTAGTAAAATTATGGACATGGTATATAACATGAACAAGGAAATTAGTAAGCACGAGAAGGACAAACTCGAAGGAAAATTGTTCGAATTCAACCcaacaaaaggaaatgtTGTTACAACTATTAAAGAGCCAGTACAAGTAGGTGTGTCAGATGATACTCGTGCTGGCAATAATAAGAGCAAAGAAATTGGGAAGTACATTGCCATGGATTGTGAATTTGTAGGCGTTGGTCCCGAGGGTGAAGAGTCTGCGTTAGCTAGAATATCAATCGTAAATTATTTTGGACATGTCATCCTCGATGAATTTGTTAAACCAAGAGAGAAGGTTGTAGAATGGAGAACTTGGGTTAGTGGTATTAAACCAGAGCATATGAAAAATGCTATAACTTTCAAAGACGCACAAAAGAGGACTGCGGATATTTTGGAAAGCAGAATTCTTGTAGGACACGCTCTAAAGCATGATCTCGAAGCATTGATGTTATCCCACCCAAAATCAATGCTCAGAGACACTTCAAGACACCTCCCATTCAGGCAAGCCTATGCCAAGGGTAAGACTCCAAGCTTAAAGAAACTAACCAGGGAGgtcttgaaaatttccatCCAAGAAGGTGAGCATTCTTCTGTCGAAGATGCTCGTGCCACCATGCTATTATataagaaggaaaaagcTGAATTCGAAAAGATTCACAGAAACACGTTCAACTAA
- the BRX1 gene encoding ribosome biogenesis protein BRX1 (Nucleolar protein~similar to YOL077C) produces the protein MSSIYKALAGKSKDNKSEKKQGNVKQFMNKQRTLLISSRGVNYRHRHLIQDLSGLLPHSRKEPKLDTKKDLQQLNEIAELYNCNNVLFFEARKHQDLYLWLSKPPNGPTIKFYIQNLHTMDELNFTGNCLKGSRPVLSFDQRFESSPHYQLIKELLVHNFGVPPNARKSKPFIDHVMSFSIVDDKIWVRTYEISHSTKNKDEYEDGEEDISLVEIGPRFVMTVILILEGSFGGPKIYENKQYVSPNVVRAQIKQQAAAEAKSRAEAAVERKIKRRENVLAADPLSNDALFK, from the coding sequence atgtcTTCTATCTATAAGGCCCTCGCAGGAAAAAGTAAAGATAATAAATCTGAAAAGAAGCAAGGCAATGTCAAGCAGTTTATGAACAAGCAAAGAACTCTTCTGATTTCGAGTAGAGGTGTCAACTACAGACATCGCCATTTAATTCAAGATTTGAGCGGATTATTGCCTCATTCCAGAAAAGAGCCCAAATTGGATACTAAAAAGGATCTTCAACAGTTAAACGAAATCGCTGAGTTGTATAACTGTAATAATGTTCTATTCTTCGAGGCCAGAAAACATCAAGACTTGTATCTATGGTTATCCAAGCCACCAAATGGACCAActataaaattttacatTCAGAACTTGCATACCATGGATGAATTGAATTTTACAGGTAACTGTTTAAAGGGTTCTCGTCCAGTATTGTCCTTTGACCAACGTTTCGAATCTTCGCCACACTATCAATTGATTAAGGAGTTGCTAGTGCATAACTTTGGTGTACCACCAAATGCTAGAAAATCCAAGCCATTTATCGATCACGTTATGTCCTTCAGTATCGTAGATGATAAGATATGGGTGAGGACATACGAGATCTCACACAGTACTAAGAACAAAGACGAATATGAAGATGGCGAAGAAGACATATCATTGGTGGAAATTGGCCCTAGATTCGTTATGACTGTCATTTTGATTCTAGAAGGTTCATTTGGAGGTCCAAAGATCtatgaaaataaacagtATGTTTCACCAAACGTCGTAAGAGCTCAAATTAAGCAGCAAGCTGCTGCAGAGGCAAAATCTAGAGCAGAAGCTGCTGTGGAGAGAAAGATTAAGAGAAGAGAGAATGTTCTTGCCGCAGATCCCTTGTCAAATGATGCCTTGTTTAAATAA